The following are from one region of the Gryllotalpicola protaetiae genome:
- a CDS encoding DUF1697 domain-containing protein → MIAYVALLRGVNVGGITIRSADLGELFRSLGFGGVRTVLASGNVVFESEEADAAALKARIEKALRERFGYDAWIVLVTREKLAEVVAAFPFDAEREGWHPYVLFASDAARLRELVETAPTLDPDEEIVAGGDGVLYWQLNISVGSTNTKLAKLTAKPRFKPTTTNRNLRTLTKLL, encoded by the coding sequence ATGATCGCGTACGTCGCCCTGCTCCGCGGGGTCAACGTCGGGGGCATCACGATCAGGTCGGCCGATCTCGGCGAGCTGTTCCGGTCGCTCGGCTTCGGCGGCGTGCGCACGGTGCTCGCGAGCGGCAACGTCGTGTTCGAGAGCGAAGAGGCGGATGCCGCAGCGCTCAAGGCCCGCATCGAGAAGGCTCTGCGCGAGCGCTTCGGGTATGACGCCTGGATCGTGCTCGTCACCCGCGAGAAGCTCGCCGAGGTCGTCGCGGCGTTCCCCTTCGACGCGGAGCGCGAGGGCTGGCATCCGTATGTCCTGTTCGCCTCGGATGCCGCGCGCCTGCGCGAGCTGGTCGAGACCGCCCCGACGCTCGACCCCGATGAGGAGATCGTGGCGGGCGGCGACGGCGTGCTCTACTGGCAGCTCAACATCTCGGTCGGCAGCACGAACACGAAGCTGGCGAAGCTCACCGCCAAGCCGCGCTTCAAGCCGACCACCACGAACCGGAACCTGCGGACGCTCACGAAGCTGCTCTAG
- the pdxT gene encoding pyridoxal 5'-phosphate synthase glutaminase subunit PdxT, giving the protein MSSAPRVGVLALQGDFREHLAVLRELGADAVPVRRASELASVRGLVIPGGESTVMDKLSRAFDLREPLLDAIAGGLPVYGTCAGLIMLADRVLDAIEGQQTLGGLDVTVRRNAFGSQLDSFETDLTMPVLGDPPVHAVFIRAPVVEALGEKATAIGSLEDGRVVAVEQGNLLGTSFHPEVTGDYRFHEYFLSKVRAA; this is encoded by the coding sequence GTGAGCTCGGCTCCTCGCGTAGGCGTCCTGGCGCTCCAGGGGGATTTCCGCGAGCACTTGGCGGTGCTTCGCGAGCTGGGCGCCGACGCGGTGCCCGTGCGACGGGCTTCTGAGCTGGCATCCGTTCGGGGCCTCGTGATCCCCGGCGGCGAGTCGACCGTCATGGACAAGCTGTCGCGCGCCTTCGACCTGCGCGAGCCGCTGCTCGACGCGATCGCGGGCGGCCTGCCGGTCTACGGCACGTGCGCGGGGCTGATCATGCTGGCCGACCGCGTGCTGGATGCCATCGAGGGGCAGCAGACGCTCGGCGGCCTCGACGTCACGGTGCGCCGCAACGCCTTCGGCTCGCAGCTCGACTCGTTCGAGACCGACCTCACGATGCCCGTGCTCGGCGATCCGCCGGTGCATGCGGTGTTCATCCGCGCCCCGGTGGTCGAAGCGCTGGGGGAGAAGGCGACCGCGATCGGCTCGCTCGAGGACGGGCGCGTGGTCGCGGTCGAGCAGGGCAACCTGCTCGGCACCTCGTTCCACCCCGAGGTCACCGGCGACTACCGCTTCCACGAGTACTTCCTCTCGAAGGTGCGCGCGGCCTAG
- the pdxS gene encoding pyridoxal 5'-phosphate synthase lyase subunit PdxS, producing the protein MTNGEIGSSRVKRGLAEMLKGGVIMDVVTPEQARIAEDAGAVAVMALERVPADIRSQGGVARMSDPDLIDQIISSVSIPVMAKARIGHFVEAQVLQALGVDYIDESEVLSPADYVNHIDKWNFTVPFVCGATNLGEALRRINEGAAMIRSKGEAGTGDVSEATKHIRKITSEVNALKSMTKDELYVAAKELQAPYELVAEIAETGKLPVVLFTAGGVATPADAALMMQLGADGVFVGSGIFKSGDPAKRAAAIVKATTMYDDPQTIAEVSRGLGEAMVGINVSDLAAPHRLAERGW; encoded by the coding sequence ATGACCAACGGAGAAATCGGCTCGAGCCGCGTCAAGCGCGGGCTCGCCGAAATGCTGAAGGGCGGCGTCATCATGGACGTCGTCACCCCCGAGCAGGCGCGCATCGCCGAGGACGCGGGCGCAGTGGCCGTCATGGCGCTGGAGCGCGTCCCCGCCGACATCCGCTCACAGGGCGGTGTTGCACGTATGAGCGACCCCGACCTGATCGACCAGATCATCTCCTCCGTCTCGATCCCCGTCATGGCGAAGGCGCGCATCGGCCACTTCGTGGAGGCGCAGGTGCTGCAGGCGCTGGGCGTCGACTACATCGACGAGTCCGAGGTGCTGTCGCCGGCCGACTACGTCAACCACATCGACAAGTGGAACTTCACCGTCCCCTTCGTCTGCGGTGCGACCAACCTCGGTGAGGCGCTGCGCCGCATCAACGAGGGCGCGGCGATGATCCGCTCGAAGGGCGAGGCCGGCACCGGCGACGTCTCGGAGGCGACCAAGCACATCCGCAAGATCACCTCAGAGGTGAACGCGCTCAAATCGATGACGAAGGACGAGCTCTACGTCGCCGCGAAGGAGCTGCAGGCTCCCTACGAGCTGGTGGCCGAGATCGCCGAGACCGGCAAGCTTCCCGTCGTGCTGTTCACCGCGGGCGGCGTGGCCACCCCGGCCGACGCGGCGCTCATGATGCAGCTCGGCGCCGACGGCGTGTTCGTGGGCTCCGGCATCTTCAAGTCGGGCGACCCGGCCAAGCGCGCCGCCGCGATCGTCAAGGCGACCACCATGTACGACGACCCGCAGACGATCGCCGAGGTCAGCCGCGGGCTCGGCGAGGCGATGGTCGGCATCAACGTCTCCGACCTGGCAGCCCCGCACCGCCTGGCCGAGCGCGGCTGGTGA
- a CDS encoding HIT family protein, with the protein MARLSLGDYEDHEGADASASVHLDDPSHLAGVPDEFQRLWTPHRMVYIQNGQQQPHGDDCPFCVAPTLPDEESLIVHRGQAAFALLNLFPYNSGHLLVCPYRHISLYDEANAEEVAEIGEITQTAMRVIREVSRNDGFNLGMNQGAIAGAGIASHLHQHVVPRWASDANFLPIIAKTKALPQLLGEVRATIAQAWPS; encoded by the coding sequence ATGGCGCGGCTCTCCCTCGGCGACTACGAGGATCACGAGGGGGCGGATGCCTCGGCATCCGTTCACCTCGATGACCCGTCGCACCTCGCAGGCGTGCCCGACGAGTTCCAGCGCCTGTGGACGCCGCACCGCATGGTCTACATCCAGAACGGGCAGCAGCAGCCGCACGGCGACGACTGCCCGTTCTGCGTGGCCCCAACGCTGCCCGACGAGGAGTCGCTGATCGTCCACCGCGGCCAGGCGGCGTTCGCGCTGCTCAACCTGTTCCCTTACAACAGCGGGCATCTGCTCGTATGCCCGTACCGGCATATCTCGCTCTATGACGAGGCCAATGCGGAAGAAGTGGCTGAGATCGGGGAGATCACCCAGACCGCGATGCGGGTGATCCGTGAGGTGTCGCGCAACGACGGCTTCAACCTCGGAATGAACCAGGGAGCCATTGCCGGCGCGGGAATCGCGAGCCACCTGCACCAGCACGTCGTGCCGCGCTGGGCCTCCGACGCGAACTTCCTGCCGATCATCGCGAAGACGAAGGCGCTGCCGCAGCTGCTCGGCGAGGTTCGGGCGACGATCGCCCAGGCGTGGCCCAGCTAA
- the thrS gene encoding threonine--tRNA ligase: MADGFELFPDRNVVAIRVNGELKDKATTTTTDDLVEPVTVDSPDGLSILRHSAAHVLAQAVQQVNPDAKLGIGPPITDGFYYDFGVAEPFTPEALKDLEKVMQRIVNQGQRFVRRVVTEDEARAEEADEPFKLELIGLKGGAGKADDNESVEVGAGELTIYDNVDPKTGETVWKDLCRGPHLPDTKLISNGFALTRVAAAYWRGSEKNPQLQRIYGTAWPTKDDLRAYQERLAEAERRDHRKLGKELDLFSFPDEIGSGLSVWHPKGGIVRYEMEQHARRRHLEQGYSVVYTPHLAKSDLFSISGHLQTYADGIWPPIRMDEERNAEGVVVKQGADYYLKPMNCPMHILIYKERGRSYRDLPLRFSENGTVYRNELSGALHGLTRVRGFTQDDAHLFVARDQLEAETTKVLEFVISLLKDFGLTDFKLELSLRDDEKSKWIGDEQHWAEATDALRRVALASGLELTEEPGEAAFYGPKIDLKTTDALGRSWQLSTVQVDFNLPERFGLEYTAADGSKQQPIMIHRALFGSIERFFAILLEHYAGAFPAWLAPVQVLGIPVADEYAPYLDDVIAKLAAQSVRAEVDHSDDRMQKKIRNAAKSKVPFQLIAGEEDRSHGTVSFRFRDGSQLNGIPVDDAIARITASIASHEQVDTAWAE; encoded by the coding sequence GTGGCCGATGGCTTCGAGCTCTTCCCTGATCGGAACGTTGTCGCGATTCGCGTCAACGGCGAGCTGAAGGACAAGGCCACCACGACGACGACGGATGACCTGGTCGAGCCGGTCACCGTCGATTCGCCCGACGGCCTGAGCATCTTGCGCCACTCGGCCGCTCACGTGCTCGCTCAGGCCGTGCAGCAGGTGAACCCCGACGCCAAGCTCGGCATCGGCCCGCCGATCACCGACGGGTTCTACTACGACTTCGGCGTCGCCGAGCCGTTCACCCCCGAGGCCCTGAAGGACCTCGAGAAGGTGATGCAGCGCATCGTCAACCAGGGCCAGCGCTTCGTGCGCCGCGTGGTGACCGAAGACGAGGCGCGCGCGGAAGAGGCGGACGAGCCGTTCAAGCTCGAGCTGATCGGGCTGAAGGGCGGCGCCGGCAAGGCCGACGACAACGAGAGCGTGGAGGTCGGCGCGGGCGAGCTGACCATCTACGACAACGTCGACCCGAAAACCGGCGAGACGGTCTGGAAGGATCTCTGCCGCGGACCGCACCTGCCGGACACCAAGCTCATCTCGAACGGCTTCGCGCTCACCCGCGTGGCCGCCGCCTACTGGCGGGGGAGCGAGAAGAACCCGCAGTTGCAGCGCATCTACGGCACCGCCTGGCCCACGAAGGACGACCTGCGCGCCTACCAGGAGCGACTTGCAGAGGCCGAGCGCCGCGACCACCGCAAGCTCGGCAAGGAGCTCGACCTGTTCTCGTTCCCTGACGAGATCGGCTCGGGCCTCTCGGTGTGGCATCCGAAGGGCGGCATCGTCCGCTACGAGATGGAGCAGCACGCGCGCCGCCGCCACCTCGAGCAGGGCTACTCGGTCGTCTACACGCCACACCTTGCGAAGTCCGACCTGTTCTCGATCTCCGGCCACCTGCAGACGTATGCCGACGGCATCTGGCCGCCGATCCGCATGGATGAAGAGCGGAACGCCGAGGGCGTCGTCGTCAAGCAGGGCGCGGACTACTACCTGAAGCCTATGAACTGCCCGATGCACATCCTGATCTACAAGGAGCGCGGGCGCAGCTACCGGGACCTGCCGCTGCGGTTCTCCGAGAACGGCACCGTGTACCGCAATGAGCTGTCGGGCGCACTGCACGGCCTGACCCGTGTGCGCGGCTTCACCCAGGATGATGCGCACCTGTTCGTGGCGCGCGACCAGCTCGAGGCAGAGACCACGAAGGTGCTCGAGTTCGTGATCTCGCTGCTGAAGGACTTCGGACTCACCGACTTCAAGCTCGAGCTGTCGCTGCGCGACGACGAGAAGTCGAAGTGGATCGGCGACGAGCAGCACTGGGCCGAGGCGACGGACGCGCTGCGGCGCGTGGCGCTCGCCTCCGGGCTCGAGCTCACCGAGGAGCCCGGCGAGGCCGCGTTCTACGGACCGAAGATCGACCTCAAGACGACGGATGCGCTGGGCCGCAGCTGGCAGCTGTCGACGGTGCAGGTCGACTTCAACCTGCCGGAGCGGTTCGGGCTCGAATACACCGCAGCCGACGGCTCGAAGCAGCAGCCGATCATGATCCACCGCGCGCTGTTCGGCTCCATCGAGCGCTTCTTCGCGATCCTGCTCGAGCACTACGCGGGGGCGTTCCCCGCCTGGCTGGCGCCGGTGCAGGTGCTCGGCATCCCGGTGGCCGACGAGTACGCGCCCTACCTCGACGACGTGATCGCGAAGCTCGCGGCGCAGAGCGTCCGGGCCGAGGTCGACCACTCCGACGACCGCATGCAGAAGAAGATCCGCAACGCCGCCAAGTCGAAGGTCCCGTTCCAGCTGATCGCTGGGGAAGAGGACCGCTCGCACGGCACGGTGAGCTTCCGCTTCCGGGACGGCAGCCAGCTGAACGGCATTCCCGTCGACGACGCGATCGCCAGGATCACCGCGTCGATCGCGTCGCACGAGCAGGTCGACACCGCCTGGGCCGAGTAG
- a CDS encoding ExeM/NucH family extracellular endonuclease, translating to MPSALSRRLVIAGAAATAACLLGAGLSAPAFANRAGTGLVISEAYVNGGSSGASYLNKFVELYNPTAAAIPLDGDSLQYRAPASTVTPSGSQLFALSGSVAAHGHFLIQLPSNNASTNPGAALPTPDLSTGGSINPGAGGGTLYVAASATGVLPTDPSVIDKIGWGTSNSPEGTAPTGNSATMSYQRDAGGTDTDDNAADFTTAAPTPESSGSTGGGTTPPDNGGGTGTDPGATLTIAQIQGTTDTSPYVGQSVSTRGIVTAVYATGGFNGFFIETAGTGTGADQTPGESDAVFVYGTNSAKAVHLGDSVTVTGKVQEYQGETEISSPTVTELTTALAPVVPEALPWSELTTDAQKEAHEGELLAPQGAFTVTDNYDANWYGSFTLAAGSTPLRQPTDAGPAGSPAAQAAAADNAARTITLDDGSGTNFSTGASADIPLPWLAPDNPVTVGSAVTFHAPVVLDYRFSLWSFQPTTPVTDEGKAVATFSDLRTGNQQPSAVGGAIRLATFNVENYFATTGEDFVNSGLGTCSYYTDRDGNRIAVNTCTTTDGGAGPRGAADDASFARQQSKIVTGISRLGASVVSLEEVENSAKFGEPRDTALAGLVDALNAKAGADVWAYVPSPAADKLPPLDGQDVIRTAFIYKPADVSPVGASLVLADQSGDGQPFSIAREPLAQQFKAAGALDSQAFLVVANHWKSKGSDSANLYPGDTEDTSSPAVDQGAFNETRVHEAQAVNTWVGSIAKAGQPVFLVGDFNAYTHEDPLETLYADGYTDLGSTFDPTEQTYSYNGLEGSLDHVLANGAAVKLATGADVWQINAQESVAYAYSRYNYNATQLFDGTDPFAASDHDPVVVGLNPTVSPNWSAKSVYNTGDYVFYNGSTWLAQWWTQNQKPGDPNGPWEQIATTQDGTAVWTASRVFNTGDVVEYNGAEYTAKWWTRNQKPGDKNGPWQLVTP from the coding sequence ATGCCCTCTGCTCTCTCGCGGCGACTCGTCATCGCCGGCGCCGCGGCCACCGCGGCGTGCCTGCTCGGCGCAGGACTCTCGGCCCCGGCGTTCGCCAACCGGGCCGGCACCGGCCTCGTCATCAGCGAGGCGTATGTCAACGGCGGCTCCTCAGGGGCCAGCTATCTGAACAAGTTCGTCGAGCTGTACAACCCGACCGCGGCCGCGATCCCGCTCGACGGCGACTCGCTGCAGTACCGGGCCCCGGCCAGCACCGTGACGCCGAGCGGCTCGCAGCTGTTCGCGCTGAGCGGCTCGGTCGCGGCGCACGGTCACTTCCTCATCCAGCTGCCGAGCAACAACGCGAGCACGAACCCCGGCGCCGCCCTGCCGACGCCCGACCTCTCGACCGGCGGCAGCATCAACCCCGGCGCGGGCGGCGGCACGCTGTACGTGGCGGCCAGCGCCACAGGCGTCCTTCCCACCGACCCGAGCGTGATCGACAAGATCGGCTGGGGCACGAGCAACTCGCCGGAGGGCACCGCCCCGACCGGCAACTCGGCCACGATGAGCTACCAGCGCGACGCGGGCGGCACCGACACCGACGACAACGCGGCCGACTTCACAACGGCGGCGCCGACGCCCGAGAGCTCGGGTTCGACCGGCGGCGGCACCACTCCCCCCGACAACGGCGGCGGCACGGGCACCGACCCCGGCGCAACCCTCACGATCGCCCAGATCCAGGGCACGACCGATACCTCGCCGTACGTCGGCCAGAGCGTGAGCACGCGGGGCATCGTCACGGCTGTCTACGCGACGGGCGGATTCAACGGATTCTTCATCGAGACCGCAGGCACCGGGACCGGCGCCGACCAGACCCCGGGCGAGTCCGACGCGGTCTTCGTCTACGGCACGAATTCGGCCAAGGCCGTTCACCTGGGCGACAGCGTCACGGTCACCGGCAAGGTGCAGGAGTACCAGGGCGAGACGGAGATCAGCTCGCCGACGGTCACCGAGCTGACGACCGCGCTCGCCCCGGTGGTGCCAGAGGCGCTGCCGTGGTCCGAGCTCACGACCGACGCGCAGAAGGAAGCGCACGAGGGCGAGCTGCTCGCCCCGCAGGGCGCGTTCACGGTGACCGACAATTACGACGCCAACTGGTACGGCTCGTTCACGCTGGCTGCGGGCTCGACACCGCTGCGCCAGCCAACGGATGCCGGCCCAGCAGGCTCCCCGGCGGCGCAAGCCGCTGCTGCGGACAACGCGGCGCGCACGATCACCCTCGACGACGGCTCAGGCACGAACTTCAGCACCGGCGCCTCCGCAGACATCCCGCTGCCCTGGCTTGCGCCGGACAACCCGGTGACCGTGGGCTCCGCTGTCACCTTCCACGCGCCCGTTGTGCTCGACTACCGCTTCTCGCTGTGGAGCTTCCAGCCCACGACGCCGGTGACGGACGAGGGCAAGGCCGTCGCCACCTTCAGCGACCTGCGCACCGGCAACCAGCAGCCGAGCGCCGTCGGCGGCGCGATCCGCCTCGCGACCTTCAACGTCGAGAACTACTTCGCGACGACCGGCGAGGATTTCGTGAACAGCGGACTGGGCACGTGCTCGTACTACACCGACCGCGACGGGAACCGCATCGCGGTGAACACATGCACCACGACGGACGGCGGGGCTGGACCGCGCGGCGCCGCAGACGATGCGAGCTTCGCGCGCCAGCAGTCGAAGATCGTCACCGGGATCAGCCGGCTCGGTGCGAGCGTCGTATCTCTTGAAGAGGTCGAGAACTCGGCGAAGTTCGGCGAGCCGCGCGACACCGCGCTGGCCGGCCTGGTCGATGCGCTCAATGCGAAGGCAGGGGCGGATGTCTGGGCGTACGTCCCCTCGCCTGCGGCCGACAAGCTGCCCCCGCTCGACGGTCAGGACGTGATCCGCACGGCGTTCATCTACAAGCCGGCGGACGTCAGCCCGGTGGGCGCCTCGCTGGTCCTCGCCGACCAGTCGGGTGACGGCCAGCCGTTCTCGATCGCCCGTGAGCCGCTCGCGCAGCAGTTCAAGGCAGCCGGGGCGCTCGACAGCCAGGCCTTCCTCGTGGTCGCGAACCACTGGAAGTCGAAGGGCTCCGACTCGGCGAACCTGTACCCCGGCGACACCGAGGACACGTCGTCTCCGGCCGTCGACCAGGGAGCGTTCAACGAGACCCGCGTCCACGAGGCGCAGGCGGTGAACACCTGGGTGGGCTCGATCGCCAAGGCGGGTCAGCCGGTGTTCCTCGTCGGCGACTTCAACGCCTACACGCACGAGGACCCGCTGGAGACGCTGTACGCGGACGGCTACACCGACCTCGGCAGCACCTTCGACCCGACCGAGCAGACCTACTCGTACAACGGCCTTGAGGGCTCGCTCGACCACGTGCTGGCGAACGGCGCCGCGGTGAAGCTCGCGACCGGCGCCGACGTGTGGCAGATCAACGCGCAGGAATCCGTCGCCTACGCCTACAGCCGGTACAACTACAACGCGACCCAGTTGTTCGACGGCACCGACCCGTTCGCGGCCTCCGACCATGACCCCGTGGTCGTCGGCCTGAACCCGACAGTGTCACCGAACTGGAGCGCGAAGTCGGTCTACAACACGGGCGACTACGTCTTCTACAACGGGTCGACGTGGCTCGCCCAGTGGTGGACGCAGAACCAGAAGCCCGGTGACCCGAACGGTCCGTGGGAGCAGATCGCGACCACGCAGGACGGCACCGCAGTGTGGACGGCGAGCCGCGTGTTCAACACGGGAGATGTTGTCGAGTACAACGGCGCGGAATACACCGCCAAGTGGTGGACCCGCAACCAGAAGCCGGGTGACAAGAACGGCCCGTGGCAGCTCGTGACCCCGTGA
- a CDS encoding tyrosine-type recombinase/integrase has translation MYWLTEGVPRYRAADVEVWLTARSTARPRLPRRGITHAGASRYDPSTGKVAVENLHPEYLEQREGRMSKTTLDTDRYLIPTAGQLAGTSRREPVLPLWFRKLHVGKVTSAAIEKRQDDLGKRGLVASTVIRYRDSLSSFFSWCVSEGYIAYNPVTATKPPKDRRAREDMRPLPAPEFDAVVKDITGLSPVFGDLVLVLGRTGLRWGEARAMQVRDFVGVPMPMLHVIRNQPEGAAVKAPKPGRGRNVPVPDYLVPVICRFAAGKAPTDLLFTRPRGAQLHRTSFVRATNWEATGRGRTRHDLRHTAACEWLIQGVPLTTVQHWLGHGSIAITAR, from the coding sequence GTGTACTGGCTCACCGAGGGAGTGCCGCGCTACCGTGCTGCGGATGTCGAAGTATGGCTGACCGCACGCTCCACCGCGCGGCCGCGTCTGCCGAGAAGGGGGATCACGCATGCCGGCGCATCGCGGTATGACCCGAGCACCGGGAAGGTCGCGGTCGAGAATCTGCATCCCGAGTACCTGGAGCAGCGCGAGGGCCGCATGAGCAAGACCACCCTGGACACCGACCGCTACCTAATACCGACCGCGGGCCAGCTCGCCGGCACGAGCAGGCGGGAGCCGGTGCTGCCGCTGTGGTTCCGCAAGCTCCACGTCGGCAAGGTCACCAGCGCCGCGATCGAGAAACGGCAGGACGACCTCGGCAAGCGGGGCCTGGTCGCGAGCACGGTGATCCGTTACCGCGACTCGCTCTCTTCCTTCTTCTCCTGGTGTGTCTCGGAGGGCTACATCGCCTACAACCCGGTGACGGCGACCAAGCCGCCGAAGGACCGCCGCGCCCGGGAGGATATGCGCCCGTTGCCGGCGCCCGAGTTCGATGCGGTGGTCAAGGACATTACCGGGCTGAGCCCAGTGTTCGGCGACCTCGTCCTGGTGCTGGGCCGGACGGGGTTGCGCTGGGGCGAGGCGCGGGCGATGCAGGTCCGAGACTTCGTCGGGGTGCCCATGCCGATGCTGCACGTCATCCGCAACCAGCCCGAGGGGGCCGCGGTCAAGGCTCCGAAGCCGGGTAGAGGCCGTAACGTGCCGGTGCCGGACTATCTTGTGCCGGTCATCTGCCGCTTCGCCGCTGGCAAGGCGCCGACCGATCTGCTGTTCACCCGCCCGCGCGGCGCGCAGCTCCACCGCACCTCGTTCGTGCGGGCGACCAACTGGGAGGCCACCGGGCGTGGACGCACCCGGCACGATCTGCGGCACACGGCCGCGTGCGAATGGCTGATCCAGGGCGTGCCGTTGACCACGGTGCAGCACTGGCTCGGCCACGGCTCCATCGCGATCACCGCCCGCTAG
- a CDS encoding diacylglycerol/lipid kinase family protein, whose amino-acid sequence MMRAPSLLPAKVLRVAVVYNPAKVDVVRLRLLLEEAEAAAGYEPAFWFETAPGDDGEQAAVDAAATHPVFVLVAGGDGTVRTVAEQLAGSAVPLAVAAAGSGNLLARALGLPVSDLPAAVKSAFDGAAHAIDVGHATLQHADGMVASHVFLVMAGIGLDARMAAGTNPRLKKRLGWVAYAEPIGRSVLANADFALHYRLDGGRRHSTRAHTVIVGNCGTLTGGILLIPDARPDDGILDTVILRPRRKGAWLQIGVRLALSRFLHRTTTGKFLRQLVRQPFALRYARARRIDVTFNTPQEVELDGDSFGAITAANITIRPGALQLIS is encoded by the coding sequence ATGATGCGCGCGCCTTCTCTATTGCCAGCAAAGGTGCTCCGGGTGGCTGTGGTGTACAACCCGGCGAAAGTAGATGTCGTGCGCCTGCGCCTTCTCCTTGAGGAGGCCGAAGCCGCTGCCGGATATGAACCTGCTTTCTGGTTCGAGACCGCCCCGGGCGACGATGGCGAGCAGGCTGCGGTCGACGCCGCGGCAACTCACCCGGTTTTCGTGCTCGTCGCCGGAGGCGACGGCACGGTCCGAACGGTTGCAGAGCAGCTGGCGGGCAGCGCGGTCCCGCTCGCGGTCGCTGCCGCGGGAAGCGGCAATCTGTTGGCGCGGGCGCTCGGTCTGCCGGTGAGTGATCTGCCGGCGGCGGTGAAGTCCGCCTTCGACGGCGCCGCGCATGCGATCGATGTCGGGCATGCCACCTTGCAGCATGCCGACGGCATGGTTGCGTCCCACGTGTTCCTCGTGATGGCCGGTATCGGCCTGGATGCGCGGATGGCAGCCGGAACCAATCCTCGACTCAAGAAACGCCTGGGCTGGGTTGCCTATGCCGAGCCGATCGGCCGGTCCGTGCTCGCGAACGCGGATTTCGCGCTTCATTACCGGCTGGATGGCGGTCGTCGTCACTCCACCCGCGCGCACACCGTCATCGTCGGCAACTGTGGCACCCTCACCGGAGGCATCTTGCTCATCCCGGACGCACGCCCGGACGACGGGATCCTAGATACCGTCATCCTTCGGCCACGGCGGAAAGGCGCATGGCTTCAGATCGGCGTCCGCCTTGCCCTCTCTCGTTTCCTACACCGCACGACCACAGGCAAATTCCTCCGTCAGCTGGTCCGTCAGCCTTTCGCATTGCGCTATGCCCGAGCGCGCCGGATCGACGTCACGTTCAATACGCCACAAGAGGTGGAGTTGGACGGTGACAGCTTCGGTGCGATCACCGCCGCGAACATCACCATCAGGCCGGGAGCCCTGCAGCTCATCAGCTAG